acagccagccCGTACTCCGCCGCCTGGATCTTCTCCCGGGTGGtctctcccagctcctggcagaGCCGCCTGACCTCGCTACGCAGCCACTCCGGCTCCGACTCCATCACCAGCCGCGCGTACTCCTCCTCTTCCACGGCCACCGACATGTCGACGGGGGCGGTCGCCGGCTACCCACCGGGCCAAACGGCAATCGCGCGGCCCCGGCTGCCGCTGCTACCCGGGGGAGCCCGCCGGGGCTGCCATCCGCCGCGCCGCGGGTCCCTCtggccgcgccgccgccgccgccgcgaaGCTCGCCCAGAGCGCCGACCGCAGTGAAATCATTCAAAAGGAACGGCCTGCCCGGCGCCGCGCGGCAagctgggagttgtagtctgCGCCCACTCCCGGCCCGCGGTGCGCTCCGCCTTaaggactacaactcccagcgtacaccgcgcggggcgggggcggtgGACTCTGTGCTTGCGCGCCCCCTACCGAGCGGCAGCATCAGTGCCCGCTTGCCGTGGGAAGGGCGCGATGGCATCCCGAGTCCGCAGAACGCAGCCCCCGCCCGCATCCCCGGGGCGGCTCCCCCTGCCGAGGGCGTCCCGGACAGCTGGGACCCAGGAGGCGGCagagaaaaatgagtaaaaCAACGCGAGTGCTGAGCGAGAGAAATCCGACAGCAGTCACGCACGGGGACAGCACAGAATCgcggaatggtttgggttggaagggaccttatagatcatctaattccactcCCTCGGCcgcgggcagggacacctcccactggatcaggggctccaagccccatccaacctggcctggaacccctccagggatggggcagccaccactgctctgggcaacctgggccagggcctccccaccctcacagcaaaacatgtctccctaagatctcatctcaatcttccctctttcagctgaaaaacgttcccctcaccctctccctgccccacacaccccacccccccaccccccgatcaagagcccctccccagctttcctgaagcccctttaACCAGCCTGAATACTAAAATAAAGTTGGAGACTGTTTCTTCTCGTGGGAGTTAACTGACACAAGTTACTTGTTTCCCCAGTGGAAATATCCCACCAAAGGCAAAGCTCTGCAATGCCAGTTTTATTCAGCCTGAATCCAAACCTCAAAGCACAAAGGCACTCTAAGCCAATGCTGCAAAATGGTCAGGTATCTGCAGGCACATTCAGCTTCAAACAAGCTGACTATTCTGATaatggtgaagcattggaagctgctcagggaagcaATGGAGACTCCTttcctggagaggttcaaaaatGTGTAGCTGTGGTGCTATAGAACATGGTTTGCTGcacatggtggggttgggctggtggtttgactggatgagcttagaggtctattccaaccttaatgattctatgattcagttgAATGAATGCAGAAAGCCAACCTAACCTTTGCCTAAAATTGGGATGACTTCAACCATGCACACCCTTAaaaccacatttctttttatatcttaCTTTGGATTAGTTCAAGTATACCAAAAAAGGTGGGACAGCACATCATTGTTTCATCCTTCTTTTACCTGCTGCATTTGTATACAGCTCAGCTATAGAAACAACAGTACAAAacctagaatcatagactggtttgagttggaagggaccttaaaaatcatctaattccaccaCCCCACACTCtccccccccctcttcccccccaccatgggcagggacacctctcacctcccactggctcaggctgctcaaggccccagcgaacctggccttgaacacctccagggatggggcagccaccacttccctgggcaacccgggccagggactccccaccctcattgtgaagaatttcctacaaatgtctagtctaaatcttcccctctccaatttaaggccattccccctcatcctgtcactccatgcctttgtaaaagtccctccccagcttttctggagcccctttcagtactagaagctgCTGTAAAGTCTCCCTGGgtccttctccaggccgaacaaccccaactctctcagcctgtcctcatgtgggcggtgctccagaccttggatcatctttgtagccttcatCTTTACCTGTACCAAcacttccatctccttcttatgttaaggattccagaagtggacacaatactccagatgaggtctcacaagagaggaatagaggggcagaatcccctccctcaccctgctggccacgctgcttttgatgcagcacaggatacggttggccttctgggctgcgagcacccattgccagctcatgtcgagcttctcatcaatcagcactccaggtccttctccacaggttgttctcaatcacatcatcccccagcctatattgaaactgcagatggCCCTGACCCAGgcgtaggaccttgcacttggcctcattgaacctcTAGAGattcacacagacccacttctccagcttgtccaggtccctctggatgacatcctgtccttccggtgtgcCAACTGCCCCACTCACATTCTTAAACTGGCCCTGAAACAGCCATAAGGTGCTCTGGCAATCAGTCTCCAATCcctacttctgttttcagtttaagaaagaaatactttagAGGTAAGAACACTCTGGGACTGGACAGTTGTTTGGGTAAGGTATGGCAGTGACTGTTTTTAAACAATCCATATTTCGAAATAAGAACCTGAAAGGTTCAAGcagcttgaaaatatttttcaagagttCAGTGGGTTCCTGACAGAAAGCTGGTGGAGGTGACATCTGCATGCAAGAAATGAATGGAGGAATTAAGAGATGTTTGTTGCAAAACTGAATTCTTAAGATGTCTAGAGCATCAGGAGAAAGAGGTGACTTGACTTTGGATATTTGATGGAATGCCCTGGCTGGATTTGAGAGGGATTGCTCCTTGACCCGAATGTTTGGGTATCCAGCCTGATAAGTGCTTGGCCCACTGCCAGGATCCGTGACAGAGGAATGGCCAGAGAGTCCAATTCATGGCATGTCTGGCACTCCATCTGCTAGGTGCAGCAGGGAGCAGTTGCTCAGGATAGTGCGTGACTCTGCTGGGAGGGAACAAgccagagaggaagggaggattTTTTCCTACCACTCAAACATCTCCCTCTTACACCCTGCACTGCAAGCCTGGCACCTCCCTAAGAATCATCTACAGCTTCTCTATACCATGCTGTGCCCTCCTCGTTTGCAGCGTCTTTCTTCCTTGATCCCATTCATCTGGGGAAGCCTCTCCTGTAGCTCTGCTCAGGGGCTCATCCCGAGTGGTCTACCtcttcatagaaccatagaatgggttgggagGAACTtttaaagtccatccagttccaagcccctgccacgcacagggacacctcccactagatcaggttgctcaaagccccatccaacccagcctggaatgtttccaggcaggaggcctccactacttccctgggcagcctgggccactGTTTGCCTCTTCTCAGCTGAGCTGCATTAAAGGACCGTGTTTGTACTTCATGCCACAGAAAATGTTCCCTTGTAAATTATAATTAACTTTGCAAATCTGACTGACAAGCAGTAAAAGAGTTGCCATTACTCACTGTCTTTTGATGAGGCAATCACACCCTGATTTGGATTTAATCCAgttgtgtttcatttcagataAATCATTTAGGCACACgtttaaactgaaggaaaacaagagcCTGCACAGCAGGGTGTACCAGTATAACCAAGGGGATTATTGCAATGCTATTTCTCTCTATATATTagttttttccatcttcatttTCCTATTATAACTCGAGGGTCCCACGTTCCAAAGGTCACCTACAGGACAGTAACATAGTTATGTAGacacacagaaatgcagcatgTACTTTGGCAGGGACAAACTTGGCTTTTCACCAAATCATAGAGTGGATTGacatggaagggacctcaaagcccatccagttccaccccctgacatgggcagagacacctcccactggatcaggttgctccaagccccatccaacctggccttgaacacctccagggatggggcagccaccactgctctgggtaacctgggccagggcctccccaccctcacagcaaaatatttctccctaagatctcatctcagtctcccctctttcagcttaaaattgttcccacctcatcctatccctgcattatccctgcagcccctttcagtactggaagctgctctcaagtctccccacagccttctcttctccaggctgaacaaccccacctctctcagcctgtccttggatgggagatgctccagccttttCTGTCTCTATGGCCTTTTCTGGCCCCATTCCAAaagctccatgttcttcctgtgctgaggattccagaactgaatgcagggctccacgcagggtctcaccagagcagagtagagcagagcagagcagagcagaggggcagaatcccctccctcgcctcACTGGTCCCACTGCGTTGGATGCAGCacaggacatggttggtttctgggctgcaagtgcccattgccggctcacattgagcttcttatccaccagcactccaaatccttctctttagggctgctctccatccctcaatcccccagcctgtatctGTGCTTAGGATTGCTCCAACCCAGATGCAGAACCTTAcgtttggccttgttgaacctcatgaggtttgcacaagCCCACCTTTTCTTTGTACAGGTAGAAATGTTTCTACTTACTTCCATCAGTATGAGAAAGGaagtttttatgttttccttcttataaGCTCAGAAGTGAAATAGGCATAGCCAGAACCTGCTTTGCCTGCACAGTGACACAGCAAGAATTTCTCTAGAGGCAGCTGAATTATTCCAAATTgtgggtgtggggcagagttTTGGCCCCATAGAGAATGCCCTTACAACACCAATGGGACGATGCAGCTTTGAGGACTTTGAAGAGCATTTCTGCAACACCTTGCAATGTGCCAGTGTCCCAGGGTGCCAATGGGGCCTCCTCCTCTATAATTTTTTGCTGAAGAGCTGATCTGGGAGATACAGCGAGGCAGCATTTCTGCAGTCAGATGACTACCTCACTGCTAGAACACCTTCCTGGCAATGCCACTTTTCCTCATATAAAGTAAGCCTCTGGGAAGTGAATCAGATCTGCTTTTGATTGAAGACAAGGCTCACATAAAAGTAACTCCCaaaaatttctctctctttccaagCAAGCACACTTCTGTGGCACCTCACACTGTGGCTAGTGTATCTATTTTGAATGACTCAATGTCcctgaatgcattttaaatagagTGTTTTCCCCACCTGAGGGAAGCCAAACTATGAAGCACATCTCTTGCTGATGCATTCACGTGCTTATTGCAAGGTTAAGTATCTCAACAAGGCAAGAAATGGCTGTTATTCCTTTTCTACTCGTTTTGCTGTTCAAAACACAGTATCCCTCAGTGCCCATCTTCTACATTagactaaaataaaaacaaacccaaaatgtAACTGGGGCATTAATTTAATTGATATaaaagaattgtagaatcatagaatggtttgggttggaaaagattctaaaacccatccagttccaaccccctgccatggatcaacacctcccactggatcaggttcctcaaagccccagccaacctggccttgaacccctccagggatggggcagccaccactgctctgggcaacctgggccagggcctctctccaccctcacagcaaacatttcttcccaagatttCATATCAGTCTCTgccttttcagcttaaagcgTTTGTAGTTGGTGGAGAAGAGCTTGAAGGCAGAGACAGCCTGATGTGAAACCACATCCAAAGAACTGCAATCTACTGTTGCCCTAAAGTGAAGAAATCCACAGTATTATACAGGTAACATAATTCAACATGCAAGCAAATAAAGGAAATGTTAATGGTCTTATTCTGGACTGGAATACCTGCAATTCTTATATATAGTAATGAAGGTAAACTATATGGTCATTACAGCCCATCCTTACAATGAGAATCCACTGACAAAGCCATCCCATAAATTCAAACTCACATTGTATATAATGCCAAGAACATAATCAGCATTCTCATGTTTCCATCTAGGAATGCTTTCCATGCAGGTATCCCACACATATCCCAGATCTGTCACACCTGAAAAAGATGCTCCATCTATTTGTCACAGCACTGAAACTAGTTATTTTTTATGTCATTGCGCCTATTAGTTTTTAAGAATACAGCATTTATCAATATTTCACAGATATTTAATATATgaattatatgaaatatttgtctgtcatatttcatgttttgttcttgcagcctctctttctttcccgAGCTCTTCCTGTCTCCCatcttcccctcctcagctcaGTGCAAGGGACCAGATTTTGGTCACACGGAAAGCTCCTCTTTGTCCCAACTGTGCATGGTCCCCGGTGCAGTGCAGTATCACTCACAACATTTCTAAATCCATCAGCCTTGTCTTTACCTGCTACCACTGAATTGTGAACTCCTACTGCTGTAGACCTTCTTCATATGAGCAACTAACTGCTCCCTGATGACATTTTTATGGAGAGAAGAGTAAACCCAGCGTTGTACTTGGCCAGCTGACTACGCACTGCTGTGCAAATCTTCAAACTGGCAAGTTATTCTAagtatagaatcacagaatcatttagattggaaaagaccttaaagatcatcgagtccaaactAAACCCtacactgccaactccactgttaaaccatgtccctaagcaccacatccataCAACTTTTAAATCCTCTAGGGATGtggactccaccactgccctaaACATCTGGTTCCAATTCTTGACAATAAATTCagtgcaaagaaagaaatattaagaaacaTTAAGTAAACCAACTGGAACCATCAAGCTGGGCTTCAAACACGTATTTAGGAATAAGATGATATCAGAAATAAGGCCCAAGCTAGGATGAAAGCAAGCAGCATTTTAACCAAAGTATCTGTCTCGAACTGTGACACAGGGCAACTTCTGCAAACagttctgtatttgaaaattcaAAGATCTTATTGACATGAGTAAAATTCCTCACCTAAGTGTCTGCATGACCATGCAGGAGCCAGCAAGGCTGGAGAAGTGTTTTATGTTTCTCCTTAACTGCTGCCAGTCCAATGAAGAACGGGACATCGTTTCCTCATTTAACATAACTAGATATAAACACAGTAACTCGACatatgtcatagaatcatagactgtcctgagttggaagtgacccccaaggatcattgagtccagctcctgtccctgcacaagACAACCCCTACACTCCCACCATgtggctgagggtgttggctAAAGGCTTCTGCGATATTGTCAcgcttggtgctgtgactgcttccctgggagctgttccagtgctccaccaccctctgggggaagaacctttccctaatgtccaacccAATCCttccctggcatcttcctgccatggATACTCTTGGGCTCTTCATAGCATGTCCTGTACACTCTGTTTTCATATAAGGTCCCAACATAGGGAAGGGGTTTATCTTCAACAGCATGGGAGTCCCTCTTTCCACATAGGAAATTTGGCTggtaaatacattttctttttggtggAAAAGGTGAGCCAGAGCCATGCAATGCAAACTGCAGGTAAAACAGCTCTGAGAACAAGTGATCTGCTGCAAGGTCTGCTTTACAATTGTGTAATAGCCTCCAGATAAGGGTCATAAAGCTACaaactgtttatttgtttgataTAGATAATTACTGTTAATAGAGCTTGATATCTCTATGGATAGACAGATAATGACTCTGAAGTAGAACACCTTTCACATAGAAGGATATATTCTTTCCTGGGAATGGTTCTGGGCTCTGGGTTCTTTATGTTTTGAAGTTCCACTCCAGCCCTGGATGTTTAGTAACGCTAAAGCGAGTGGGAGCTGCAGATATTTGGAGCCCTTGCGttcacttctggaatcctcagcacatgaacgacatggatctgttggagtgagtccagacGGGGCGACAGAAATGATcgaaaggctggagcacctcccatctgaggacaggctgagagtggcctcaagctgcaccaggggaggttcagactggatatcaggaaaaaaattttcaaagaaaatttcacagcactggcagaggctgcccagggaggtggtggagtcaccatccctggaggtatttaaaagacagatagacaaggtgctcagggacattgtttagtggcagatagggatggttggactcgatgatctaaaaggtcttttccaacctagtgattccataattctatatataaaaaataaaaaaagggttgttcagcctggagaaaagaaggctctggggagatcttagagcagcttccagtactgaaagggactccaggacAGCTGGGAGgcgctcttgatcagggagtgtagagataggatgaggtgggaacagttttaagctcaaagaggggagactgagatgagatcttaggaagaaatgttttgctgtgagggtggggaggccctggcccaggctgcccagagcagtggtggctgccccatccctggaggtgttcaaagacaggttggatgggacttggagcaacctgatccagtgggaggtgtccctgcccatgtcagggggtggaaatggacgggctttgagatcccttccaacccaaaccatcatatgattctatgagtctattaTTCTGTATACAGTAAATCCAGCAAATGTAGGACATGCAGCATAAGCCAGGTACGGAGAACATGCTTTGAAACTGCTTTTTGGCAGGTAGTCACAGTACATGCAACTAGGAGGAGGTCCAAGAAAAATCACAGTCTGCCTGactttcccttctcttcagcAGAAGACATCCTCTATGCGACAAAGATTTTTTACTTACCGTGTTTTTGGTCTGGTGCAATAGTTGAGGTGGTGCTCACCAACAACTCACCTACTTGGGCATCACAGCCCAGTTATCTGAGAGAAGCTGACCAAAGCCAAACCCCcgctgttgttgctgttgtctACCTGGATGGCTGATGGGCCTATAGAGTAAGAGGGAAAGGTTTCCAAAGTAGATGGAGAAATCAGACCTTGTGCAGTACCTTTGAATGTGTCTCCCCAAAGGCAGAACTCAAAAAGCCATGAATGGGCTAGACAGCtttccaaatatatttattgcaTCACTTTCCTCAGGGAAAACAGCACCCAGCAGTGAAATGGAAGATTAACGGATTGCAGTGGCTGAAGCAGGAACTAAgtatattttattctcttctatAAGtgcaaaagaatgaagaaaaggacCAGCACAGGCCCTACCCACAGAAGGTAACTGCTCCTTCAGTTCCCCAGATACCGCATCAGTTTTACTGCTTTGCATGGAATCCATGCAGATGCTCTGCCCTGGGAGAAGGATTATTGCTCCTTGAGTAACACTGGCTGAAAGACTCACACCAAAGGGCTACTCCAAAGGGTAACTGAACAGGCTGTGGGGGACCTACTGCTTGAAGGGTAGAGGATTTTGACAGACACAGGGTGTGTGGCGTACAGGCTCTAGTTTTTCCTGTGTCACAGAAGGGCAAGGTGGAAGGATGCAAACTAGAGGGACGCAGTCCAACACCCCACTGAAAAGTGAGGTCTCTCATAGCTTGGTTCAGCTACTCCCAGCCTCTCTGGTA
This DNA window, taken from Cuculus canorus isolate bCucCan1 chromosome 11, bCucCan1.pri, whole genome shotgun sequence, encodes the following:
- the LOC128853254 gene encoding protein bicaudal D homolog 2-like; this translates as MSVAVEEEEYARLVMESEPEWLRSEVRRLCQELGETTREKIQAAEYGLAVLEEKQQLKQQYEELEMEYETVRAEMEQLKEISTA